A portion of the Chelmon rostratus isolate fCheRos1 chromosome 15, fCheRos1.pri, whole genome shotgun sequence genome contains these proteins:
- the LOC121618775 gene encoding uncharacterized protein LOC121618775 yields MSDYSSDEEYDFSTQPEGYLYEPEYTDAELYQMEVERAEREREMASRDVEREIGAAAARPRVTDTRWCTCNKCEVMQTEVECYCCHEWDLVMPRMQDLSIDEEAGASAAVCITNNNDLPAILNAGVLETFFHIPKINWKKRPKPAGPDGQLSAEQYRLVAYRIIMEWALKGQTLGPGNRRVLPSCVVALIRRTYPSPSGQYAGFKESNDALQLF; encoded by the exons atgtctgactacagcagcgacgaagaatatgatttcagcacacaaccagAAGGATATCTGTATGAACCCGAATATACGGATGCAGAACTCTATCAGATGGAGGTAgaacgggcagagagagagagagagatggcgagcagagatgtggaacgtGAAATCGGGGCCGCAGCTGCGAGACCTCGAGTGACTGATACAAGGTGGTGTACGTGCAACAAGTGCGAAGTTATGCAGACCGAGGTTGAGtgctactgttgccatgaatggGACCTCGTAATGCCTCGCATGCAGGACCTTTCCATTGACGAGGAGGCTggcgcatcagcagctgtctgcatcacCAATAACAACGACTTGCCTGCAATcctgaatgctggtgtcctcgagacttttttccacatcccgaaaataaactggaaaaagcgccccaaacctgctggacccgatggccagttgtctgcaga acagtacaggCTGGTCGCCTATCGCATCATAATGGAATGGGCTCTGAAAGGACAGACGCTTGGTCCTGGCAACAGAAGAGTTCTTCCCTCCTGCGTGGTGGCGCTAATAAGAAGAACATATCCATCACCAAGTGGACAATATGCTGGTTTCaaagagtcaaatgatgcactgcaattgttttag
- the ap5s1 gene encoding AP-5 complex subunit sigma-1 translates to MVRCFLIHTVCPVTALGPGETRILYSRVFGPDEGMSSQLSPEERRLLQKEKVAVVARQVRSAVSLSREASGQTLVEAVPGEEALALQEADSGVLRLRAGDPFSEEMSALWLGVQSLGFTLVCEPHENLLLAEGTLRNLTRHCLEHLHMLGQGSEVLLRSNRIDALLSRLLPHGQLLFLNHRFAQSLEKEVAAYMAK, encoded by the exons ATGGTTCGATGTTTCCTGATCCACACGGTGTGTCCGGTCACTGCTCTCGGTCCCGGGGAGACTCGGATACTTTACTCCCGGGTTTTTGGACCAGATGAGGGCATGTCGTCCCAGCTCAGCCCGGAGGAGAGACGACTCCTCCAGAAGGAGAAGGTAGCTGTGGTAGCCAG GCAGGTCCGGAGCGCCGTCTCTCTGTCCCGGGAGGCTTCGGGTCAGACGCTGGTGGAGGCGGTGCCCGGCGAGGAGGCGCTGGCCCTGCAGGAGGCCGACAGCGGAGTGCTGCGCCTGAGAGCTGGGGACCCCTTCTCTGAGGAGATGAGCGCTCTGTGGTTGGGGGTCCAGAGTCTGGGCTTCACGCTGGTCTGTGAGCCCCACGAGAACCTCCTGCTGGCTGAGGGGACCCTGCGCAACCTGACCCGACACTGCCTGGAGCACCTGCACATGCTGGGGCAGGGCAGCGAG GTGCTGCTGAGGAGCAACCGAATCGACGCTCTGCTCAGCCGCCTACTTCCTCACGggcagctcctcttcctcaaccACCGCTTCGCCCAGAGCCTGGAGAAGGAGGTGGCGGCTTACATGGCCAAGTGA